A region of the Hemitrygon akajei chromosome 11, sHemAka1.3, whole genome shotgun sequence genome:
atctttagactgtgggagggaactggagcacctggagaaaacccacacagttcaCTGagaaaacatataaactccttacaggtagcgctggaactgaactccgaactccgaaacactccaagctgtaatagtgtcacactaaccgctGCAGCGCCCTGGCACCCATTGTGGTGATGTACCACCCCAGGGGCACATGTGTGCCAGCAGTGTTATTGATGTGTAGGAACGTAATAGAACAGTACGGATAGCGTTGACTAGAAATGTAAAGAGTAAAAAGGCTTTGaacagtttattcttgtaaatgttcgacttatttatttatttactgaaaaccacgcagaataggcctttctggcccatcaagcctcaCCGCCCAACAATCCCCGAttaaatcctagcctaatcacaggacaatttataatgactaattaacctatcatCTGGTACGTATTTGAACTGTATgggaaaacccacgtggtcatggggagaacatacaatctccttacaggcaatggtgggaattgaacccgggtcaccaacactgtaaagtgttgtgctgaccactaagCTACTGTTTATTTTGACAAAAACTAATGTCTACTACCACCCTTAGACTCATaaaaatatttgcattaaagcCTAGAGCAATGACATTAAGCACTATAGCTTTAAGCAATAAGCTCTCAAACCATCTTTCATCAAGAGTCAAATTTTTCAAAAGGTGCTAGACTGAAATTAGTAAAGCTCTGTAGAAAgtcaattattttttttattttgtaggTATTGCAACCCCTGTGGTATATTTTGTGGACTACAATTCAAGTTGCATCTACCTCGAAGATTTAGTGGGAGCTTTTACTGTTCGTGACTATATCACTTCAGTTCAGAAGTCTCAACAGGATACAGAAAAGCTGTTTCCCTTGGCTGAAAGAATTGGGCATATCCTTGCAAAAATGCACGATGAGGATGTCATTCACGGGGACCTCACTACCTCGAACATGATGATACGCCAGCCTGAGGAAGAGTTGAGATTGGTACTAATCGATTTTGGCTTGAGTTTTATCTCTGCTCTGCCTGAGGATAAAGGTGTTGACCTTTATGTCCTGGAGAAAGCTTTTCTGAGCAGCCACCCCAACACAGAAAGTGTTTTCAAAGTCTTCCTGAAGAGCTACACAAACACATCGAAAAAATCAGCTCCTGTCATAAAAAAGCTTGATGAAGTTAGACAGAGAGGAAGG
Encoded here:
- the tp53rk gene encoding EKC/KEOPS complex subunit TP53RK isoform X1; this translates as MKDLGSKCRRLFLDAAWPAEFLQQFVCFSCTSYTMTTEALKQDDLGTIAKLRVKNFLQNFQMIKQGAESKIYRGSFLGKPTVVKERFPKSYRHSVLDKKLTHRRTAQEVRSILRCRKAGIATPVVYFVDYNSSCIYLEDLVGAFTVRDYITSVQKSQQDTEKLFPLAERIGHILAKMHDEDVIHGDLTTSNMMIRQPEEELRLVLIDFGLSFISALPEDKGVDLYVLEKAFLSSHPNTESVFKVFLKSYTNTSKKSAPVIKKLDEVRQRGRKRSMVG
- the tp53rk gene encoding EKC/KEOPS complex subunit TP53RK isoform X2; amino-acid sequence: MTTEALKQDDLGTIAKLRVKNFLQNFQMIKQGAESKIYRGSFLGKPTVVKERFPKSYRHSVLDKKLTHRRTAQEVRSILRCRKAGIATPVVYFVDYNSSCIYLEDLVGAFTVRDYITSVQKSQQDTEKLFPLAERIGHILAKMHDEDVIHGDLTTSNMMIRQPEEELRLVLIDFGLSFISALPEDKGVDLYVLEKAFLSSHPNTESVFKVFLKSYTNTSKKSAPVIKKLDEVRQRGRKRSMVG